A genome region from Clostridium pasteurianum includes the following:
- a CDS encoding VanZ family protein, with protein MKKLLLILACILCFSFIFYNSSQNTNTSNARSYHYTNDLRNLYRKLKGESKKNYNTLPANQRDEKINIFIRKNAHAFEYLLLAIIVTIVLFSFGLKGKNAVVYIWFICLFYAVLDEFHQLYVPGRTSQVSDVMIDFLGANIGMWISYFVYYVILRRKHNKN; from the coding sequence ATGAAAAAACTATTATTAATTCTAGCATGTATTTTATGCTTTTCATTTATATTTTATAATTCTTCTCAAAACACAAATACATCTAACGCGCGAAGCTACCACTACACAAATGATTTAAGAAATTTATACAGAAAATTAAAAGGCGAAAGTAAAAAAAACTACAACACCCTTCCAGCAAATCAAAGGGATGAAAAAATAAACATCTTCATAAGAAAAAATGCCCATGCTTTTGAATACCTTTTACTTGCAATTATAGTTACAATTGTTCTTTTTAGCTTTGGTCTTAAAGGCAAAAATGCAGTGGTTTATATATGGTTTATATGCTTGTTTTATGCTGTACTTGATGAATTTCATCAGTTATATGTTCCTGGAAGGACATCCCAGGTATCTGATGTTATGATAGATTTTCTTGGTGCAAATATTGGTATGTGGATAAGCTATTTTGTATATTATGTAATACTACGCAGAAAGCATAATAAAAACTAA
- the buk gene encoding butyrate kinase yields MYRLLIINPGSTSTKIGVYDDEKEVFEKTLRHSAEEIAKYKTIFDQFEFRKDVILDALKEAKIEVASLNAIVGRGGMLKPLVSGTYEVNDAMLHDLKIGVQGQHAANLAGIIAKEIAKGVNIPAYIVDPIVVDELSDVARVSGMADIPRKSIFHALNQKAVARRYAKEKGKKYEDLNLIVAHMGGGTTVGVHQKGVVVDVNNGLDGEGPFSPERSGGVPIGDLVRMCFSGKYTEDEVMKKINGKGGVVSYLNTLDFKAVVDKALEGDKNCKLVYEAFTYQVSKEIGKCAAVLSGNVDAIILTGGIAYNDHVCKAITDRVKFIAPVVQYGGEDELLALAEGGLRVLRGEEKAKQY; encoded by the coding sequence ATGTATAGATTATTAATAATTAATCCAGGCTCTACTTCAACTAAAATAGGTGTTTATGACGATGAAAAAGAAGTATTTGAGAAGACTTTAAGACATTCAGCAGAAGAGATAGCAAAATATAAAACAATATTTGATCAATTTGAATTCAGAAAAGATGTAATATTAGACGCTTTAAAGGAAGCTAAAATAGAAGTTGCAAGTTTAAATGCAATAGTTGGAAGAGGTGGAATGCTAAAACCTCTAGTAAGTGGTACTTATGAGGTTAATGATGCAATGCTTCACGACCTTAAAATAGGAGTACAGGGACAACATGCTGCAAATCTTGCAGGAATAATAGCAAAAGAAATAGCTAAAGGCGTTAATATTCCAGCTTACATAGTAGATCCAATAGTTGTTGATGAATTATCAGATGTTGCAAGAGTATCAGGAATGGCTGATATACCAAGAAAAAGTATATTTCACGCATTAAATCAGAAGGCAGTTGCTAGAAGATATGCTAAGGAAAAAGGAAAGAAATATGAGGATTTAAATCTTATAGTAGCTCACATGGGTGGAGGTACAACCGTAGGAGTACACCAAAAGGGAGTAGTTGTTGATGTAAACAACGGTCTTGATGGAGAGGGACCATTCTCACCAGAGAGAAGCGGCGGTGTTCCAATAGGAGACCTCGTAAGAATGTGCTTCAGCGGAAAATATACTGAAGATGAAGTAATGAAAAAGATAAACGGTAAAGGCGGAGTAGTCAGCTATTTAAATACACTTGACTTTAAAGCTGTAGTAGACAAGGCTCTTGAAGGAGATAAGAACTGCAAGCTTGTATATGAAGCCTTTACTTATCAGGTATCAAAAGAAATAGGAAAATGTGCTGCTGTTTTAAGTGGTAATGTAGATGCTATAATTTTAACAGGTGGAATTGCTTACAATGATCATGTATGCAAAGCAATAACTGACAGAGTAAAATTCATAGCTCCTGTAGTACAGTACGGAGGAGAAGATGAGCTTCTTGCTTTAGCCGAAGGTGGACTTAGAGTTTTAAGAGGAGAAGAAAAGGCCAAACAGTACTAG